A single genomic interval of Flavihumibacter rivuli harbors:
- a CDS encoding universal stress protein yields MANILVPFDFSPNAVTALDQALLIAATHNYSIEVLHIMNMSAALVYPPHWEVDPHAIDERKVTAQLVDAVEARMKTVVPGKTIETSYSVRHSVMVNGGIINHVLQNNCDLIVMGTHGATNAVERFWGSNTSTMINHALFPVLAIPPHWQPVAIREIIAAVTLKELKKRIPAVQQWSAWMGSDCEVVTVSTLPEVDKEKVEEAMKAFPEVKTTLIPKKNDIPMWRNLVQFSADRKDAVLAMFVHERTVLEKLFNYSVTSRVADGVHIPLLAIPAEHK; encoded by the coding sequence ATGGCAAATATTCTTGTTCCGTTTGATTTTTCACCCAATGCGGTTACTGCCCTGGACCAGGCATTATTGATCGCTGCTACGCATAATTATTCCATCGAAGTACTGCATATCATGAATATGAGTGCGGCGCTGGTCTATCCGCCCCATTGGGAAGTAGACCCGCACGCCATTGATGAGCGTAAGGTGACCGCCCAATTGGTCGATGCGGTGGAAGCGCGCATGAAGACAGTTGTTCCCGGCAAGACCATCGAGACCAGCTACAGTGTACGTCACAGTGTGATGGTGAATGGCGGAATCATCAACCATGTGTTGCAGAACAATTGCGACCTGATCGTGATGGGTACCCATGGTGCCACCAATGCAGTGGAGCGTTTCTGGGGAAGCAATACCTCTACCATGATCAACCATGCCCTGTTCCCGGTGCTGGCGATCCCGCCCCATTGGCAACCGGTGGCGATCAGGGAGATCATTGCTGCAGTGACCCTGAAGGAACTGAAGAAGCGCATTCCTGCTGTGCAACAATGGTCGGCCTGGATGGGATCCGATTGTGAAGTGGTGACCGTGAGCACCCTGCCGGAAGTGGATAAGGAGAAAGTGGAGGAGGCCATGAAGGCATTCCCGGAGGTGAAGACCACCCTGATCCCGAAGAAGAATGATATCCCCATGTGGCGCAACCTGGTGCAGTTCTCCGCCGACCGCAAGGATGCGGTACTGGCGATGTTCGTGCACGAGCGTACGGTGCTGGAAAAATTGTTCAATTACAGTGTCACTTCCCGTGTAGCAGATGGGGTGCATATTCCTTTATTGGCTATTCCAGCAGAACATAAGTAG
- a CDS encoding patatin-like phospholipase family protein, with product MKQTLKTIFYSFPVQLVLLHLKKFQILLIFWLVLFGAVNGSFMQAFGVDSLYLAPEYLGEVSAMSAGIVGIAIGIFIMSWNITTFILFSRHFRFLATTTRPFLKYCINNAIIPLVFLFFYLVKAVRFDLHRELLGTAEIVVLVSGFLVGFLFIVFVSFAYFFGADLTIARRMISLDSVPMAYQKGVRPHIVLNSGGSRLIKVTSYLNGPFSVRTVRDVTHYSKEFLESIFSRHHFAAVLSIFIAFVFLMVIGYLLDYPIFQLPAAASITIFFAILVAVAGAFSYFLQSWSMPFLVVLVIFLNILYRTGVIDPSNKAYGLDYSATTPRANYSPEEVQSLCSPERMEQDKQAMLAVLEKWKARQKEEKPYLYMVCVSGGGTRSATFTLGVLQKLDSVCGGDLMRKVFMINGASGGMLGAAYYRELTLQKEQGFITDIRDPAYIEDISKDLLNPTFSSFVARDLAAPAQKFEVGKYSYVKDRAYSFEQKLNENTRFLMDKELSDVAKDEREARVPLMLFNSVITRDGRKMILSTLPVSYLMKPHAPGTENMHIEPDAVDFAALFREQDPMNLRLLTALRMNATFPYVLPNVWLPSTPVIDVMDAGLRDNFGLETSLRMMHVFRDWIKANTKGVVLLQIRDRKGGAWDFPFESKNISELVTKPLLLLQYNWYKMQEYNQGDLQALTETALEGNLTKLTFQYIPAREEAKAALNFHLTRREKLDIIAALDNADNKASIKAFQSFTNASKEKQMLTER from the coding sequence ATGAAGCAAACCTTGAAAACCATATTCTATTCCTTCCCGGTTCAGCTGGTATTGCTTCACCTGAAGAAATTCCAGATCCTGCTGATCTTCTGGCTGGTGCTGTTCGGCGCGGTGAACGGCTCCTTCATGCAGGCCTTTGGGGTGGATTCCCTCTACCTGGCCCCGGAATACCTGGGTGAGGTGAGCGCCATGAGTGCAGGTATCGTGGGGATTGCCATTGGTATCTTCATCATGAGCTGGAACATCACCACCTTCATCCTGTTCAGCCGTCATTTCCGTTTCCTGGCCACCACCACCCGGCCCTTCCTGAAGTATTGCATCAACAATGCCATCATCCCGCTGGTCTTCCTCTTCTTCTACCTTGTGAAGGCGGTGCGGTTCGACCTGCATAGGGAATTACTCGGGACAGCAGAGATCGTGGTGCTGGTCAGTGGCTTCCTGGTCGGCTTTCTCTTCATCGTTTTTGTTTCCTTCGCCTATTTCTTCGGGGCAGACCTTACCATTGCCCGGCGGATGATCAGCCTGGATTCGGTGCCCATGGCCTATCAGAAAGGCGTAAGGCCGCATATCGTCTTGAACAGCGGGGGCAGCAGGCTCATCAAAGTGACCTCTTATCTCAATGGCCCTTTTTCAGTAAGGACCGTACGGGATGTCACCCATTACAGCAAGGAATTCCTGGAGAGTATTTTCAGTCGCCACCATTTTGCAGCAGTGCTGTCGATCTTCATTGCTTTTGTGTTCCTGATGGTCATTGGTTACCTGCTGGATTATCCCATCTTCCAGCTGCCGGCGGCGGCAAGCATCACCATCTTCTTTGCCATCCTGGTGGCTGTTGCCGGGGCCTTCTCCTATTTCCTGCAAAGCTGGAGCATGCCCTTCCTGGTGGTGTTGGTCATCTTCCTCAATATCCTTTACCGGACCGGGGTGATCGATCCCAGCAATAAGGCCTATGGACTGGATTACAGTGCAACAACCCCAAGGGCCAACTATTCGCCGGAAGAAGTGCAATCCTTGTGTAGCCCTGAACGGATGGAGCAGGACAAGCAGGCAATGCTGGCGGTGCTGGAGAAATGGAAGGCGAGGCAGAAGGAAGAGAAACCCTATCTCTACATGGTTTGTGTGAGCGGCGGTGGAACCCGGAGTGCCACTTTCACGCTGGGGGTCTTGCAGAAACTGGATAGCGTTTGCGGGGGCGACCTGATGCGGAAGGTGTTCATGATCAATGGCGCATCCGGCGGCATGCTGGGCGCAGCCTATTACAGGGAACTGACCTTGCAGAAAGAGCAGGGTTTTATCACCGACATCCGCGACCCGGCCTATATCGAGGACATATCGAAGGACCTGCTGAATCCCACCTTCTCTTCCTTTGTGGCCCGCGACCTGGCGGCGCCAGCTCAGAAGTTTGAAGTAGGGAAGTATTCCTATGTAAAGGACCGTGCCTATTCCTTCGAACAGAAGCTGAATGAGAATACGCGCTTCCTGATGGACAAGGAACTCAGTGATGTCGCGAAAGATGAACGCGAAGCAAGGGTGCCACTGATGCTTTTCAATTCGGTGATCACGCGCGATGGCCGGAAGATGATCCTGAGCACCCTGCCGGTGAGTTACCTGATGAAGCCCCATGCGCCGGGTACGGAGAACATGCATATCGAACCCGATGCGGTTGATTTCGCGGCCCTGTTCCGCGAACAGGACCCGATGAATCTTCGGTTACTCACGGCCCTGCGGATGAATGCGACCTTCCCTTATGTGTTGCCGAATGTATGGCTGCCCTCCACACCGGTGATCGATGTGATGGATGCCGGTCTGCGCGATAATTTCGGGTTGGAAACCTCCCTGCGGATGATGCATGTGTTCCGCGACTGGATCAAGGCCAATACCAAAGGAGTGGTGTTGCTGCAGATCCGTGACAGGAAAGGTGGTGCATGGGATTTCCCCTTTGAGTCCAAGAATATCTCTGAGCTGGTGACCAAACCCTTGCTCCTGCTGCAATACAACTGGTACAAGATGCAGGAATACAACCAGGGTGACCTGCAGGCGCTGACAGAAACAGCATTAGAAGGCAACCTCACAAAACTCACCTTCCAATATATCCCTGCCAGGGAAGAAGCAAAGGCGGCGCTGAACTTCCACCTCACCAGGAGGGAGAAACTCGATATCATCGCAGCCCTGGATAATGCCGACAATAAAGCATCTATTAAGGCTTTCCAGTCGTTTACAAATGCTTCCAAAGAGAAGCAAATGCTTACAGAGCGTTGA
- a CDS encoding NAD(P)/FAD-dependent oxidoreductase: MSQHFQILIIGGGNAGISVAAQLLLKRPGLQIAIIEPSDRHYYQPAWSLVGGGTFDIHKTVRAESSVIPQGVTWIKEAAETLEPEKNTVITREGNTYTYDQLIAAPGIQLNWHLVKGLKETLGRNGVTSNYSFDYAPYTWELIQKLQPGQTAIFTSPGTPVKCGGAPQKIMYLAADYLKRKGWTGKVNILFDTAGGVIFGIKKYAVELQKKVDEYQIKTNFKHDLIAIDGEKKEATFKVTDAEGVSHEVVHQFDMIHVVPPQSAPDFIRKSPLANEAGWIDVDKHTLQHNKYPNVFALGDATSTPNAKTGAAVRKQAPVLVKNLLDFIDGKQLSGNYNGYGSCPLIVGYGKLILAEFDYDNNPTETFPFDQAKPRWSMWALKKYVLPWLYWHKILKGTA; the protein is encoded by the coding sequence ATGTCCCAGCATTTTCAGATCCTGATCATTGGCGGTGGTAATGCCGGTATTTCTGTAGCGGCACAACTATTGCTGAAGCGACCAGGATTACAAATAGCGATCATAGAACCTTCTGACCGTCATTACTACCAGCCGGCCTGGTCATTGGTGGGCGGCGGAACCTTTGATATCCACAAGACCGTTCGCGCGGAGAGTTCGGTGATCCCCCAAGGGGTGACCTGGATCAAAGAAGCGGCAGAGACACTAGAGCCGGAGAAGAATACCGTGATCACGCGTGAAGGCAATACGTATACCTACGACCAGCTGATCGCTGCGCCGGGTATCCAGTTGAACTGGCACCTGGTGAAAGGCCTCAAGGAAACCCTTGGCCGCAATGGCGTGACCAGCAACTATTCCTTCGATTATGCACCTTATACCTGGGAACTGATCCAGAAACTGCAGCCCGGCCAGACCGCCATCTTCACCAGTCCGGGTACCCCGGTAAAATGTGGTGGCGCACCGCAGAAGATCATGTACCTGGCGGCTGACTACCTGAAACGCAAGGGATGGACCGGCAAGGTCAATATCCTGTTCGATACGGCAGGCGGGGTGATCTTTGGGATCAAGAAGTATGCGGTAGAGCTACAGAAGAAAGTGGATGAATACCAGATCAAGACCAATTTCAAGCATGACCTGATCGCGATCGATGGCGAGAAGAAAGAAGCGACCTTCAAGGTGACCGATGCTGAAGGCGTGAGCCATGAAGTCGTGCATCAATTCGATATGATCCATGTGGTGCCGCCGCAGAGCGCCCCTGACTTCATCCGCAAGAGCCCGTTGGCCAATGAGGCAGGATGGATCGATGTGGACAAGCATACCCTGCAGCACAACAAATACCCGAATGTTTTCGCACTGGGCGATGCCACCAGTACGCCCAATGCCAAGACCGGCGCGGCCGTACGCAAGCAGGCCCCGGTGCTGGTAAAGAACCTGCTCGATTTCATCGATGGCAAGCAGCTTTCAGGAAATTATAATGGTTATGGCAGCTGTCCGCTCATCGTGGGTTATGGCAAACTGATCCTGGCGGAGTTCGATTATGACAATAATCCAACGGAGACCTTCCCCTTCGACCAGGCTAAACCAAGGTGGTCCATGTGGGCGTTGAAGAAATATGTGTTACCCTGGCTGTACTGGCATAAAATTTTAAAGGGAACGGCCTGA
- a CDS encoding MFS transporter, which yields MKTDLQQGLGQNWKQFSLLVLVNAFVGAMVGLERAVMPGFAEHIFGKQGQVVLLSFIMAFGTSKALANLMMGMLSERFTRKHLLLLGWIAAIPVPFLLMYAEHWGLVILANIFLGLNQGLAWSSTVVMKIDLVGEKNRGLAMGINEFAGYAAVGLAAYLATSLASNYGFRAAPFVPGILFSIAGLLVSWIWVKDTHHHVQKETQLSKRPLLDNVWKATSYQHPTIGTVTINGLMNNLNDGVIWGLLPVLLATKGYSLTETGVLAGLYPAIWGFGQLFTGRMGDTHCKKQLITTGMLLQALALAMLVFTSQYYLLAVSMVLMGIGTALVYPNFLSSIAEQMHPQQRAKALGIFRFWRDSGYVIGALMAALLTSFFGLSATLLLVAFLTAGAGLMAHSRMCCTNKQFWGDTTCLEVY from the coding sequence ATGAAAACCGATCTTCAGCAAGGACTGGGTCAGAACTGGAAGCAGTTCAGTTTATTGGTGCTGGTGAATGCATTCGTCGGCGCCATGGTGGGACTTGAACGTGCGGTGATGCCCGGCTTTGCGGAGCATATTTTTGGGAAGCAGGGCCAGGTGGTCCTGCTTTCATTCATCATGGCCTTCGGTACCAGTAAGGCCCTGGCCAACCTGATGATGGGCATGTTGAGCGAACGCTTCACGCGCAAGCACCTGCTCTTACTGGGATGGATAGCCGCAATTCCCGTTCCCTTCTTATTGATGTATGCAGAACACTGGGGATTGGTGATCCTGGCCAATATCTTTTTGGGCCTCAACCAGGGACTGGCATGGTCATCCACCGTGGTGATGAAGATCGACCTGGTAGGGGAGAAGAACCGCGGTCTCGCCATGGGCATCAATGAATTCGCGGGTTATGCCGCAGTTGGACTTGCAGCCTACCTGGCTACTTCACTCGCTTCCAACTATGGCTTTCGTGCAGCACCTTTCGTACCGGGCATTCTCTTCTCAATAGCAGGTTTATTGGTCAGCTGGATCTGGGTAAAGGATACGCATCACCACGTGCAAAAGGAGACCCAGCTCAGCAAGCGACCCCTGCTCGATAATGTCTGGAAAGCGACCAGCTACCAGCATCCTACCATTGGCACAGTGACCATCAATGGATTGATGAACAACCTCAATGATGGAGTGATCTGGGGCCTGTTGCCGGTGTTGTTGGCCACCAAAGGTTATAGTCTTACCGAGACCGGCGTGCTGGCAGGATTGTACCCTGCTATCTGGGGCTTCGGCCAGCTCTTCACCGGCAGGATGGGCGATACGCATTGCAAGAAACAACTGATCACGACAGGCATGTTGCTGCAAGCTCTTGCCCTGGCGATGCTGGTCTTCACCAGCCAGTATTACCTGCTTGCTGTGAGCATGGTATTGATGGGAATAGGAACCGCCCTTGTCTATCCCAATTTCCTTTCCTCCATCGCCGAACAAATGCATCCGCAGCAGCGCGCGAAGGCCCTCGGCATCTTCCGCTTCTGGCGCGATTCCGGTTATGTGATCGGCGCCCTCATGGCCGCCCTGCTCACCAGCTTCTTCGGCCTCAGCGCCACCCTTTTACTCGTTGCCTTCCTCACCGCCGGTGCGGGACTGATGGCGCATTCCAGGATGTGTTGTACGAATAAGCAGTTTTGGGGCGATACAACTTGTTTGGAAGTTTATTAA
- a CDS encoding COX15/CtaA family protein translates to MEPLHTQKGNKAVATWLLIGVGMIIVQVVLGGITRLTGSGLSITEWDVVTGALPPLNEAGWMQEFQKYQQTPQYRLLNTDFSLGDFKFIFFWEWFHRVWARLIGIVFLVGFVYLIAKKYLRRDMVNPMLILFLLGGLQGAIGWIMVASGLVGDAVYVKPTRLALHFIFALGLLCYTFWFALQLLVPPAERKGEPRLARFTAILIGLLGIQLIYGALMAGHKAATAAPTWPSINGSFLPEGLFRDQPWLINFIDNTTTIHFVHRNLAYIITILILVGYRYILRSNPTGWLKKYQRLPLVLVVIQVMLGILSVLMSPGIVPNRWGSFEWMAQLHQVVAMFLLLALVFQLYLLGRNKQQA, encoded by the coding sequence ATGGAACCACTGCATACTCAGAAAGGCAATAAGGCGGTAGCCACCTGGTTATTGATCGGTGTTGGGATGATCATTGTACAGGTTGTTTTAGGCGGTATTACCCGGTTGACCGGCTCCGGGTTGTCCATCACGGAATGGGATGTTGTTACCGGTGCCCTCCCGCCCCTGAATGAAGCCGGCTGGATGCAGGAATTCCAGAAATACCAGCAGACCCCCCAATACCGATTGCTCAATACCGATTTCTCGCTGGGCGATTTCAAATTCATCTTTTTCTGGGAATGGTTCCACCGCGTTTGGGCCCGCCTGATCGGGATCGTCTTCCTGGTAGGCTTCGTTTACCTCATTGCGAAGAAGTACCTCCGCCGCGATATGGTGAACCCCATGCTCATCCTCTTCCTGCTCGGCGGACTGCAGGGTGCCATTGGCTGGATCATGGTGGCCAGCGGACTGGTAGGGGATGCGGTATATGTGAAACCCACCCGTTTGGCTTTGCATTTCATTTTCGCCTTAGGACTGCTTTGCTATACCTTCTGGTTTGCCCTCCAATTGCTGGTGCCGCCTGCAGAGCGCAAAGGCGAACCCAGACTGGCCCGGTTCACGGCCATCCTCATCGGCTTGCTGGGTATCCAGTTGATCTATGGAGCCTTGATGGCCGGCCATAAAGCAGCCACTGCCGCCCCTACCTGGCCCAGTATCAACGGTTCTTTCCTGCCAGAAGGATTGTTCCGCGACCAGCCCTGGCTGATCAATTTCATCGACAACACCACCACCATCCATTTTGTCCACCGCAACCTGGCCTATATCATCACCATCCTCATTCTTGTTGGCTATAGGTACATCCTGCGCAGCAACCCGACCGGCTGGCTGAAGAAATACCAACGCCTGCCTTTGGTATTGGTGGTCATCCAGGTGATGCTGGGTATCCTTTCGGTGTTGATGAGTCCCGGTATCGTCCCCAATCGCTGGGGCAGTTTTGAGTGGATGGCGCAACTGCACCAGGTGGTCGCCATGTTCCTGCTCTTAGCCCTTGTGTTTCAGTTATATCTATTGGGAAGAAACAAGCAGCAGGCATAA